In one window of Nakamurella alba DNA:
- a CDS encoding sugar ABC transporter ATP-binding protein — protein sequence MASVPPLDVVPAGTGDVGAEFGDEPIILARNISKSYGGVKALRDVTFRAYRGKVNVLVGENGAGKSTLMKILSGSAEPTSGEILLAGEPVTLPSPRAAQELGIGIIHQELSLFPNMSIAENMFAGREPRKGRRFVDFGHEKRRAAEVLARLGQSHLDPRRLVSELPIGQQQLVEIGRVLLEDVRILIMDEPTSALSNHEVDVLFEVMEELRKQDVTIIYISHKLDEFRRIGDYVTVFRDGALVSTESMTRTDTGWIVRQMVGRDPNSLFSRSGVTPGETLLEVRGLTSPGPVRPLVDDVTFSVAAGEVVGIYGLMGAGRTELMECLMGTREVSAGEVLIKGEPETTGTVQSRLDAGLALVPEDRQRDGLVQPMSVRDNVVLAVLSKLKRAGVLSQGEVQRTAEAKVKDLTIKIPGLGAQVTSLSGGNQQKVVLARALLTEPVVLLLDEPTRGIDIGAKSQIAGIMADLARSGFGVLFISSELAEVIAMADRVLVMAKGRITARFTAENVTEEKLVAASASDRVLEEIR from the coding sequence ATGGCCTCGGTACCCCCTCTGGATGTGGTTCCCGCTGGTACCGGCGACGTCGGCGCGGAGTTCGGCGACGAGCCGATCATCCTGGCGCGCAACATCTCCAAGTCCTACGGCGGGGTGAAGGCGCTGCGGGACGTCACCTTCCGCGCCTATCGCGGCAAGGTGAACGTGCTGGTCGGTGAGAACGGAGCCGGCAAGTCGACGCTGATGAAGATCCTGTCCGGGTCGGCCGAGCCGACCAGCGGCGAGATCCTGCTGGCCGGCGAGCCGGTCACACTGCCGAGCCCGCGGGCGGCGCAGGAACTGGGCATCGGCATCATCCATCAGGAGCTGAGCCTGTTCCCGAACATGTCCATCGCGGAGAACATGTTCGCCGGCCGGGAGCCGCGCAAGGGGCGACGTTTCGTCGACTTCGGTCACGAGAAGCGCCGTGCCGCCGAGGTCCTCGCCCGGCTCGGGCAGAGCCACCTGGATCCGCGCCGGTTGGTCTCCGAGCTGCCGATCGGCCAGCAGCAGCTGGTGGAGATCGGCCGGGTGCTGCTGGAGGACGTCCGGATCCTGATCATGGACGAGCCCACCTCGGCGCTGTCCAACCACGAGGTCGACGTGCTGTTCGAGGTGATGGAGGAGCTGCGCAAGCAGGACGTCACGATCATCTACATCTCGCACAAGCTCGACGAGTTCCGCCGGATCGGCGACTACGTCACCGTCTTCCGGGACGGGGCGCTGGTCTCCACCGAGTCGATGACCCGGACCGACACCGGCTGGATCGTGCGGCAGATGGTCGGCCGGGACCCGAACAGCCTGTTCTCCCGCAGCGGGGTCACCCCGGGGGAGACCCTGCTCGAGGTGCGCGGTCTCACCTCGCCCGGCCCGGTGCGTCCGCTGGTCGACGACGTCACGTTCTCGGTCGCGGCCGGGGAGGTGGTCGGCATCTACGGTCTGATGGGCGCCGGGCGCACCGAGCTCATGGAATGCCTGATGGGCACCCGCGAGGTCAGCGCCGGCGAGGTGCTGATCAAGGGGGAGCCGGAGACCACCGGCACCGTGCAGAGCCGGCTCGACGCCGGCCTCGCCCTGGTCCCCGAGGACCGGCAGCGGGACGGCCTGGTGCAGCCGATGTCGGTGCGGGACAACGTGGTGCTGGCCGTGCTGTCCAAGCTCAAGCGCGCCGGGGTGCTGTCCCAGGGCGAGGTGCAGCGGACCGCCGAGGCCAAGGTCAAGGACCTGACGATCAAGATCCCGGGCCTGGGCGCCCAGGTGACCTCGCTGTCCGGCGGCAACCAGCAGAAGGTGGTGCTCGCCAGGGCGCTGCTCACCGAGCCGGTCGTGCTGCTGCTCGACGAGCCCACCCGCGGCATCGACATCGGCGCCAAGTCCCAGATCGCCGGCATCATGGCCGATCTCGCCCGGTCCGGGTTCGGCGTGCTCTTCATCTCGTCCGAGCTCGCCGAGGTCATCGCGATGGCCGACCGGGTGCTCGTGATGGCCAAGGGCCGGATCACCGCCCGCTTCACCGCAGAGAACGTCACCGAGGAGAAGTTGGTCGCCGCATCGGCGTCCGACCGTGTGCTGGAGGAGATCCGATGA
- a CDS encoding D-ribose ABC transporter substrate-binding protein gives MITSTTTTWRKVLFSAGAVTLLTIATACGSDTGGGSSSTAAPTTAAPSTSASAAPSSTATSEAPTSSTEASTSSAESTSSATGGGEAGGLIVIITPSPDNIFFKAEQDAAKAEAEKLGYETLVVSHDDDPTKQSQAIDTAISRNAKAIILDNAGADATVAAVQRAKDAGIPSFLIDREINKTGVAAAQIVSNNAQGAALGGQEFATLMGGAGKYAELLGKPTDTNAGVRSQGYHSILDQYTDMEMVAQQAANWDQAEALTITQTILQAHPDIKGIIAGNDTMALGAQAALTAAGKTDVIVVGFDGSPDVVASILKDEIKATVLQPASLISEMAVQQADQFIRTGSTGQPEKQSIDCVLVNADNAADVKDFAVAS, from the coding sequence ATGATCACGTCAACGACGACCACATGGCGGAAGGTCCTGTTCTCCGCCGGTGCGGTCACCCTGCTGACCATCGCCACCGCTTGCGGAAGCGACACCGGCGGCGGCTCCTCGAGCACCGCCGCTCCCACCACGGCCGCGCCGAGCACCTCGGCCAGCGCGGCGCCCAGCAGCACGGCCACCAGCGAGGCGCCGACCAGCTCCACCGAGGCGTCGACCAGCTCCGCGGAGTCCACCAGCTCGGCGACCGGTGGCGGTGAGGCCGGTGGCCTGATCGTCATCATCACCCCGTCGCCGGACAACATCTTCTTCAAGGCCGAGCAGGACGCGGCCAAGGCCGAGGCCGAGAAGCTGGGCTACGAAACCCTCGTCGTCAGCCACGACGACGACCCGACCAAGCAGAGCCAGGCGATCGACACGGCGATCTCCCGCAACGCCAAGGCGATCATCCTGGACAACGCCGGCGCCGACGCCACCGTCGCCGCCGTGCAGCGCGCCAAGGACGCCGGGATCCCGTCGTTCCTGATCGACCGCGAGATCAACAAGACCGGCGTCGCGGCCGCCCAGATCGTCTCCAACAACGCGCAGGGTGCCGCGCTCGGCGGCCAGGAGTTCGCCACCCTGATGGGCGGCGCCGGCAAGTACGCCGAGCTGCTCGGCAAGCCGACCGACACCAACGCGGGCGTCCGTTCCCAGGGCTACCACAGCATTCTCGACCAGTACACCGACATGGAGATGGTGGCCCAGCAGGCCGCCAACTGGGACCAGGCCGAGGCGCTGACCATCACCCAGACGATCCTGCAGGCCCACCCGGACATCAAGGGCATCATCGCCGGCAACGACACCATGGCGCTGGGTGCGCAGGCAGCCCTCACCGCCGCGGGCAAGACCGACGTGATCGTGGTCGGGTTCGACGGCAGCCCCGACGTCGTCGCCTCCATCCTGAAGGACGAGATCAAGGCCACCGTCCTGCAGCCGGCCAGCCTCATCTCCGAGATGGCGGTCCAGCAGGCCGACCAGTTCATCCGGACCGGCTCCACCGGCCAGCCGGAGAAGCAGTCCATCGACTGCGTCCTGGTCAACGCCGACAACGCCGCCGACGTCAAGGACTTCGCTGTCGCGTCCTGA
- a CDS encoding ABC transporter permease encodes MSVDSDVDRTTGGGDGPPPAPRKARRSFSGAQAALLLLRGRTLVVLILLIVIFGIISPDYLSQSNLITMTKHVSVNAILAIGVTFVILTGGIDLSVGSIAGFSSMIAGGLLYNGLSVGGGEIFFSAALVILIGIVVGALVGAVNGGIITKFGVAPFITTLGMLYVARGFAQLRSDGGTFPDLAGTPERGNQGFHIIGVDSWIGIPVSVWIMVVVAAVAILVTTRTPFGRRVFAVGGNERAAVLSGIRTNRVKIAVYVISGACAALAGLLLTSELGAAYPDTATTYELNAIAAAVLGGTSLAGGRGTIIGTVMGAFVIGFLTDGLVLVGVSTFWQSVVKGAVIILAVITEQAQVRLQTRLSARTA; translated from the coding sequence ATGAGCGTCGATTCCGACGTCGACCGCACCACCGGCGGCGGGGACGGCCCGCCACCGGCACCGAGGAAGGCGCGGCGGTCGTTCTCCGGTGCGCAGGCGGCGCTGCTGCTGCTGCGCGGCCGCACACTGGTGGTGCTGATCCTGCTGATCGTGATCTTCGGGATCATCTCGCCCGACTACCTCAGCCAGTCGAACCTGATCACGATGACCAAACACGTGTCGGTCAACGCGATCCTGGCCATCGGTGTCACCTTCGTCATCCTCACCGGCGGCATCGACCTCTCGGTCGGTTCCATCGCCGGGTTCTCCAGCATGATCGCCGGCGGGTTGCTCTACAACGGCCTGTCCGTCGGCGGCGGCGAGATCTTCTTCTCCGCCGCCCTGGTCATCCTGATCGGCATCGTCGTCGGGGCCCTGGTCGGCGCCGTCAACGGCGGCATCATCACGAAGTTCGGGGTGGCGCCGTTCATCACCACCCTCGGCATGCTGTACGTGGCCAGAGGTTTCGCCCAACTGCGCAGCGACGGCGGCACCTTCCCGGATCTGGCCGGCACCCCGGAGCGCGGCAACCAGGGGTTCCACATCATCGGCGTGGACTCCTGGATCGGGATCCCGGTGTCGGTGTGGATCATGGTGGTCGTCGCCGCGGTGGCGATCCTGGTGACCACCCGCACGCCCTTCGGTCGCCGCGTCTTCGCGGTCGGCGGCAACGAGCGGGCCGCGGTGCTGTCCGGCATCCGCACCAACCGGGTCAAGATCGCCGTCTACGTGATCTCCGGTGCCTGCGCGGCGCTGGCCGGCCTGCTGCTCACCTCGGAACTCGGCGCCGCCTACCCGGACACGGCGACCACCTACGAGCTCAACGCGATCGCGGCGGCGGTGCTCGGCGGCACCTCGCTGGCCGGCGGCCGCGGCACCATCATCGGCACCGTCATGGGTGCGTTCGTCATCGGCTTCCTCACCGACGGCCTGGTGCTGGTCGGCGTGTCCACCTTCTGGCAGTCCGTCGTCAAGGGCGCGGTCATCATCCTTGCCGTCATCACCGAGCAGGCGCAGGTGCGCCTGCAGACCCGGCTGTCCGCCCGGACCGCCTGA